A window of Terriglobus sp. RCC_193 contains these coding sequences:
- a CDS encoding very short patch repair endonuclease: MDSLDARRRSENMRRIRSKNSKPEIFLRSLLHKAGYRFRLHRTDLPGKPDVVFPGRRKVIFVHGCFWHQHSGCREGRLPGTRPEYWVPKLQRNVARDLANSVSLEKLGWRMLIIWECEIESSPGLLSKVEDFLGR; the protein is encoded by the coding sequence ATGGACAGTCTCGATGCAAGGCGACGCAGCGAGAATATGAGGCGGATTCGTAGCAAGAATAGCAAGCCCGAAATTTTTCTGCGTTCTCTTCTACATAAGGCTGGTTATCGCTTCAGACTTCATCGCACAGATCTTCCAGGAAAGCCAGATGTTGTCTTTCCTGGCCGCCGCAAAGTGATATTTGTCCACGGCTGTTTTTGGCACCAGCATTCCGGTTGCCGGGAAGGTCGGCTACCTGGAACGCGTCCGGAATACTGGGTTCCCAAGTTACAAAGGAATGTAGCCCGTGATCTTGCAAATAGTGTCAGCCTCGAAAAACTCGGTTGGCGGATGCTGATCATTTGGGAATGTGAAATTGAATCCTCGCCGGGCTTACTTTCTAAGGTCGAAGATTTTCTCGGAAGATAA
- a CDS encoding NgoMIV family type II restriction endonuclease, which produces MSDIVPVPSSTELQKAPSFFAEARRTFHAALMERVLFTDEKGIPANADSSNRASVAIAIGILQRIGTEIKGERLAGQMSGRKFEEIVANYIRATFAELAHLRPGTWTIEQITARNQAVLARFEQYGHLAALARASAKDPELRTALGNDYTIAPDIVVVRALEADANINLPKELVDEDVCRLASLREVNGGLPILHASISCKWTMRSDRAQNARSEALNLIRNRKGRLPHVVVVTGEPTPSRLSSLALGTGDVDCVYHFALPELVAAVEELQQSESADLLRIMIEGKRLKDISDLPMDLAI; this is translated from the coding sequence TTGAGCGATATCGTGCCGGTCCCTTCCTCCACCGAACTGCAGAAAGCACCCTCGTTTTTTGCAGAAGCAAGACGCACATTTCATGCAGCGTTGATGGAACGTGTGCTCTTTACAGACGAAAAGGGAATTCCTGCTAATGCCGATAGCTCAAACCGTGCCAGCGTTGCTATAGCCATCGGCATTCTCCAGCGGATCGGAACTGAAATTAAGGGAGAACGTCTAGCCGGACAGATGTCCGGTCGCAAGTTTGAAGAGATAGTTGCTAACTACATCAGGGCGACATTTGCTGAACTTGCTCATTTGCGGCCAGGCACTTGGACAATCGAACAGATCACAGCACGCAACCAGGCAGTGTTAGCTCGCTTCGAACAGTACGGTCACCTTGCAGCACTTGCAAGGGCCTCCGCGAAAGACCCTGAACTACGAACAGCCTTGGGAAATGACTACACTATTGCGCCGGATATCGTTGTGGTGCGGGCTCTTGAGGCCGACGCAAACATCAATCTCCCGAAAGAACTGGTTGATGAGGATGTTTGCAGACTCGCGAGTCTGCGGGAAGTCAACGGTGGACTGCCAATCTTGCACGCCAGCATCTCGTGTAAGTGGACTATGCGCAGTGACCGCGCACAAAATGCTCGTTCTGAAGCGTTAAATCTCATCCGAAACCGGAAGGGGCGTCTTCCACATGTTGTTGTAGTGACGGGAGAGCCAACTCCTAGCCGCCTCTCTTCACTCGCACTTGGTACCGGTGACGTGGATTGTGTTTACCATTTCGCACTTCCAGAACTGGTAGCTGCAGTCGAAGAACTTCAGCAGAGTGAAAGTGCTGACCTGCTCCGAATCATGATCGAGGGAAAGCGTCTGAAGGATATTTCTGACCTTCCGATGGACCTTGCCATCTAA